From the Polaribacter gangjinensis genome, the window GAATTTTAGATGGTGTAACCACAAATCCATCACTAATGGCAAAAGAAGGAATTACTGGCGAAGCAAATATTATCAATCATTACAAAGCAATTTGTGAATTGGTTGATGGCGATGTTTCTGCAGAAGTAATTGCAACTGATTTTGATGGAATGGTGAAAGAAGGAGAGGTTTTGGCAGCATTGCATCCTCAAATTGTAGTAAAATTACCTATGATTAAAGATGGTATCAAAGCGTGTAAATATTTTTCATCTAAAGGAATTAGAACCAATGTTACGCTGGTTTTTTCTGCAGGTCAAGCTTTATTAGCAGCAAAAGCTGGAGCAACTTATGTTTCTCCTTTTATTGGACGTTTGGACGATATTTCTACAGATGGTTTAAACCTGATTGCTGAAATCAGAACAATTTACGATAACTACGGATTTGAAACTGAAATTTTAGCAGCTTCAGTGCGTCATACAATGCATATTATTGATTGTGCTAAAATTGGTGCTGATGTAATGACAGGTCCTTTGAGCGCTATTGAAGGTTTGTTGAAACATCCTTTAACAGACATTGGGTTGGCTCAATTTTTAAAAGATTATCAAAAAGGGAATTAAGAAAGTTTTT encodes:
- the fsa gene encoding fructose-6-phosphate aldolase codes for the protein MKFFIDTANLAQIKEAQALGILDGVTTNPSLMAKEGITGEANIINHYKAICELVDGDVSAEVIATDFDGMVKEGEVLAALHPQIVVKLPMIKDGIKACKYFSSKGIRTNVTLVFSAGQALLAAKAGATYVSPFIGRLDDISTDGLNLIAEIRTIYDNYGFETEILAASVRHTMHIIDCAKIGADVMTGPLSAIEGLLKHPLTDIGLAQFLKDYQKGN